One genomic region from Pseudoduganella dura encodes:
- a CDS encoding DUF475 domain-containing protein yields MKHFRISFLVTALCLAIAGWWGYRNAGIAGALSALGVAVILAVMEISLSFDNAVVNASVLKTWDDFWRKLFLGVGIIIAVFGMRLLFPLVIVAVAADIGLTEVWTLALNNPDEYSRHLTEHHAEVAAFGGIFLLMVFLNFVLDHEKETHWLGNFEKKLGSLGKISSISIIVALGTLLGCMSLVGEGQKLAVLLSGLWGLLIYVGVDALSSYLEAGEEGDSGVGEMVKRGGIGGFLYLEVLDASFSFDGVIGAFAITKDVVIIMVGLAIGAMFVRSMTVYLVEKGTLDAYVYLEHGAHYAIGILAVIMLASMKFHVPEIFTGLIGVAFIAASVWSSLQYRKRQAALAMA; encoded by the coding sequence ATGAAACATTTCAGGATCTCATTCCTGGTAACGGCCCTCTGCCTGGCGATCGCCGGGTGGTGGGGTTACCGGAACGCAGGCATCGCGGGCGCGCTGTCCGCACTGGGCGTTGCCGTCATTCTCGCGGTGATGGAAATCTCGCTGTCGTTCGACAACGCGGTGGTCAACGCCTCGGTGCTGAAGACGTGGGACGACTTCTGGCGCAAGCTGTTCCTGGGCGTGGGCATCATCATCGCCGTGTTCGGCATGCGGCTGCTGTTCCCGCTGGTGATCGTGGCCGTGGCGGCCGACATCGGCCTGACGGAGGTGTGGACGCTGGCGCTGAACAACCCGGACGAATATTCGCGCCACCTGACCGAGCACCATGCCGAAGTGGCGGCTTTCGGCGGCATCTTCCTGCTGATGGTGTTCCTGAACTTCGTGCTCGACCATGAAAAGGAAACGCACTGGCTGGGCAACTTCGAGAAGAAACTCGGTTCGCTGGGCAAGATCTCGTCGATCTCGATCATCGTGGCGCTGGGCACGCTGCTGGGCTGCATGTCGCTGGTGGGCGAAGGCCAGAAGCTGGCGGTGCTGCTGTCCGGCTTGTGGGGCCTGCTGATCTACGTTGGTGTCGATGCGCTGTCGAGCTACCTGGAAGCGGGCGAGGAAGGCGACAGCGGCGTGGGCGAGATGGTCAAGCGCGGCGGTATCGGCGGCTTCCTGTACCTGGAAGTGCTCGACGCATCGTTCAGCTTCGACGGCGTGATCGGCGCGTTCGCCATCACGAAGGACGTGGTCATCATCATGGTGGGCCTGGCGATCGGCGCGATGTTCGTGCGCTCGATGACGGTGTACCTGGTGGAGAAGGGCACGCTCGATGCGTATGTGTACCTGGAGCATGGCGCCCACTATGCGATCGGCATCCTGGCCGTGATCATGCTGGCGAGCATGAAGTTCCATGTACCCGAGATCTTCACCGGCCTGATCGGCGTGGCCTTCATCGCGGCCTCGGTGTGGTCTTCGCTGCAGTACCGGAAACGGCAGGCGGCCCTCGCCATGGCGTGA
- a CDS encoding helix-turn-helix domain-containing protein, whose protein sequence is MDAARSHADTDTDSDTDGRLARIAAAIAEPARTRMLCSLLDGHARTSTELSAVAGVSPSTASAHLARLQEDGLLRQLAQGRHRYYSLAGGEVAAALEALLVVAGVRRAPFQPRTPDRLREARTCYDHMAGTVAVALNDGFVAAGWLAEHDGEYILSAEGEERFAALGLDIPALRRQRRRFACPCLDWSERRPHLGGALGAALLALALRQGWVEQDLDSRALAVPPAGRRRMQAALGQLDAL, encoded by the coding sequence ATGGATGCAGCACGCTCGCACGCCGATACCGATACCGATTCCGATACCGACGGGCGCCTGGCCCGCATCGCCGCCGCCATTGCGGAACCGGCCCGCACGCGCATGCTGTGCAGCCTGCTGGACGGCCATGCGCGCACCAGCACCGAACTGTCGGCGGTGGCCGGCGTCAGCCCGTCGACCGCCAGCGCGCACCTGGCCCGGCTGCAGGAGGACGGCCTGCTGCGGCAGCTCGCGCAGGGCCGGCACCGCTATTACAGCCTGGCCGGCGGCGAAGTGGCCGCCGCGCTGGAAGCGCTGCTCGTCGTTGCGGGGGTACGGCGCGCACCGTTCCAGCCGCGCACGCCCGATCGCCTGCGCGAAGCCCGCACCTGCTACGACCACATGGCCGGCACCGTGGCCGTGGCACTGAACGATGGCTTCGTGGCGGCGGGCTGGCTGGCCGAACACGACGGCGAATACATCTTGTCGGCGGAAGGCGAGGAACGGTTCGCGGCGCTGGGGCTGGACATTCCCGCGCTGCGCCGCCAGCGCCGCCGCTTCGCCTGCCCGTGCCTGGACTGGAGCGAACGCCGGCCGCACCTGGGCGGCGCGCTGGGCGCCGCGTTGCTGGCGCTGGCACTGCGGCAAGGCTGGGTCGAGCAGGACCTCGACAGCCGCGCCCTGGCCGTGCCGCCGGCGGGCCGGCGCCGCATGCAGGCCGCGCTGGGCCAACTGGACGCGCTGTAG
- the lepB gene encoding signal peptidase I encodes MKEAIRANKGFIAFLLLFGIFRTAVADWNPIPSASMRPNLLEGDVVFVNRLAYDVKVPLTDISLARTGEPQRGDVVTFSSPKDGTRLIKRIAALPGDTVEMRGERLLINGRQAAYTVLGNGTEHIDALGDLAALHLREHSGDADYRIQVLPQVSAMRDFGPVQVPRDSYLMLGDNRDNSGDSRVFGTVPRALLIGRAERILVSADIKGNWQPRTDRIGMSLRQE; translated from the coding sequence ATGAAAGAAGCCATCCGTGCCAACAAGGGTTTCATCGCGTTCCTGCTGCTGTTCGGCATCTTCCGCACCGCGGTGGCGGACTGGAACCCGATCCCGTCCGCTTCCATGCGCCCCAATCTGCTCGAGGGCGACGTGGTGTTCGTCAACCGCCTTGCCTACGACGTCAAGGTTCCGCTGACCGATATTTCGCTGGCGCGCACCGGCGAGCCGCAAAGGGGCGACGTGGTCACGTTCTCGTCGCCGAAGGACGGCACCCGGCTGATCAAGCGCATCGCCGCGCTACCCGGCGACACGGTCGAGATGCGCGGCGAACGGCTGCTGATCAACGGCCGCCAGGCCGCCTACACGGTGCTGGGCAACGGCACCGAACATATCGACGCGCTGGGCGACCTGGCGGCGCTGCACCTGCGCGAGCATAGCGGCGATGCCGACTACCGTATCCAGGTGCTGCCGCAGGTCAGCGCGATGCGCGACTTCGGCCCGGTGCAGGTACCGCGCGACAGTTACCTGATGCTGGGGGACAACCGCGACAACAGCGGCGATTCGCGCGTGTTCGGCACGGTACCGCGCGCGCTGCTGATCGGCCGCGCCGAACGCATCCTCGTTTCCGCCGACATCAAGGGCAACTGGCAACCGCGCACGGACCGTATCGGCATGAGCCTGCGCCAGGAGTAA
- a CDS encoding TonB-dependent siderophore receptor has translation MLPQTLSVRPTPLALAAALLCGAVQAAPDIPAPEEAEQQMQTVVVQGTAADDSHTAKSSKGSARLDLSLRETPQSVSVVTRAKLDDFQLDSVNDMLDTVTGVTVERVENDRTYYTSRGFDITNFQYDGVGTPFVSGLVTGDFDTVIYDRVDVVRGANGLMSATGNPSATVNFIRKRPTIPFQASANVTYGSWATKRAEADISGALNEEGTISARIVGAYEDGDSYIDRYSSKKKVFYGVVEAKLTDDTTLTVGHSSQINDTKGGMWGALPLYYTDLTPTDLPTGYSTAADWARNHVSDQRTFAELVHQFGNGWRAQATATRSTTRSDGKLFYTYGTPDRATGLGLKSYPSLYASDLEQNLLDASATGQVTLGGRKHDLTFGANWSRSTLDDVSHYGQGIGTGLVSLDQWTGAYTEPTFDASTDGSSYVDKRRSVYAAARFNLADPLNLITGVTYTKADSTGTAYGVTRFKSASKATPYVGLTYDLTPALTAYTSYTEIFNPQSETDVNGVTLDPMDGKTVEAGLKGEWFDGRLNAAASVYKTRQLNTAEQVGQTGTKAYYRGIDAESKGIEFDLSGEVAKGLQASAGFSVMNLEDDAGNAAKTYMPRRLLRLSTTYQLPMLPQLRVGATANWQDDIYRNEADGAVIRQPSYATLGLMGRYDINRQLSVAVNVNNVTDKKYLTSLYWSQSYYAAPRNASVTLNWKY, from the coding sequence ATGCTGCCCCAGACCCTCTCCGTGCGCCCCACTCCCCTTGCCCTGGCCGCCGCGCTGCTGTGCGGCGCCGTCCAGGCAGCTCCGGACATCCCGGCGCCGGAAGAAGCCGAGCAGCAGATGCAGACGGTCGTCGTGCAGGGCACCGCGGCCGATGACAGCCACACCGCAAAAAGCAGCAAGGGTTCCGCGCGCCTCGACCTGTCGCTGCGCGAAACGCCGCAATCGGTGTCCGTGGTCACGCGCGCGAAGCTCGACGACTTCCAGCTCGATTCCGTCAACGACATGCTCGACACCGTGACCGGCGTCACCGTCGAGCGCGTCGAGAACGACCGCACGTACTATACGTCGCGCGGCTTCGATATCACCAACTTCCAGTACGACGGCGTGGGCACCCCGTTCGTATCCGGCCTCGTGACGGGCGATTTCGACACGGTGATCTATGACCGCGTGGACGTGGTACGCGGGGCCAACGGGCTGATGTCTGCCACCGGCAATCCGTCCGCCACCGTCAACTTCATCCGCAAGCGCCCGACGATCCCGTTCCAGGCATCGGCCAACGTCACCTACGGCTCGTGGGCCACGAAACGCGCGGAAGCCGACATCTCCGGCGCGCTGAACGAGGAAGGCACGATCTCGGCCCGCATCGTCGGCGCCTACGAGGACGGCGATTCGTACATCGACCGCTATTCCTCGAAGAAGAAGGTGTTCTACGGCGTGGTCGAAGCGAAGCTGACGGACGACACCACGCTCACCGTGGGCCACTCCAGCCAGATCAACGACACGAAAGGCGGCATGTGGGGCGCGCTGCCGCTGTACTACACCGACCTGACGCCGACCGACCTGCCGACCGGTTATTCGACAGCCGCCGACTGGGCGCGCAACCACGTCAGCGACCAGCGCACGTTCGCCGAACTCGTCCACCAGTTCGGTAACGGCTGGCGCGCACAGGCCACCGCCACGCGCTCCACCACCAGGTCCGACGGTAAACTGTTCTATACCTACGGCACGCCGGACCGCGCCACGGGCCTCGGGTTGAAATCCTACCCGTCGCTGTATGCATCGGACCTCGAACAGAACCTGCTCGACGCCTCGGCCACCGGCCAGGTCACGCTGGGCGGCCGCAAGCACGACCTGACATTCGGCGCCAACTGGTCGCGCTCCACGCTCGACGATGTGTCGCACTACGGCCAGGGCATCGGCACCGGCCTGGTGTCGCTGGACCAGTGGACCGGCGCGTACACCGAGCCCACGTTCGACGCTTCGACCGACGGCAGTTCGTATGTCGACAAGCGCAGGTCCGTTTACGCGGCCGCGCGCTTCAACCTCGCCGATCCGCTGAACCTGATCACCGGCGTCACGTACACGAAGGCCGACAGCACCGGCACCGCGTACGGCGTGACCCGCTTCAAGTCCGCCTCGAAGGCCACGCCGTACGTGGGCCTGACCTATGACCTGACGCCGGCGCTGACCGCGTACACCAGCTACACGGAGATCTTCAATCCGCAGAGCGAGACCGATGTCAACGGCGTCACGCTCGATCCGATGGACGGCAAGACGGTCGAGGCGGGCCTGAAAGGCGAATGGTTCGACGGCAGGCTGAACGCCGCCGCCTCGGTGTACAAGACCAGGCAATTGAACACCGCCGAGCAGGTCGGCCAGACGGGCACCAAGGCCTACTATCGCGGCATCGATGCCGAATCGAAGGGCATCGAATTCGACCTGTCCGGCGAAGTGGCCAAGGGGTTGCAGGCCAGCGCCGGCTTCTCCGTGATGAACCTGGAAGACGACGCCGGCAACGCCGCCAAGACGTACATGCCGCGCCGCCTGCTGCGCCTGTCCACCACGTACCAGTTGCCGATGCTGCCGCAGCTGCGCGTCGGCGCCACCGCCAACTGGCAGGACGATATCTACCGCAACGAGGCCGACGGCGCCGTGATCCGCCAGCCGTCGTACGCCACGCTGGGGCTGATGGGACGGTACGACATCAACCGGCAACTGTCGGTGGCCGTCAACGTCAACAACGTGACGGACAAGAAGTACCTGACCAGCCTGTACTGGAGCCAGAGCTACTACGCGGCGCCGCGCAATGCCAGCGTGACGCTGAACTGGAAGTACTGA
- a CDS encoding TerD family protein, with translation MAISLQKGGNVNLSKEAPGLSQLTIGLGWDVRNTDGAAFDIDSSAFILKTDGKVRSDQDFIFYNNLKSTDGAIVHSGDNRTGEGSGDDETVNVDLTKVPADVDRVAVCVTIHDAESRRQNFGQVQKAFVRCVNSANGQEVARYDLSEDSSTETAMVFGELYRSGTDWKFRAVGQGFQGGLAALATSYGVSV, from the coding sequence ATGGCAATCAGTCTGCAAAAAGGCGGTAACGTCAACCTGAGCAAGGAAGCTCCCGGTCTGTCGCAACTGACCATCGGCCTGGGCTGGGACGTGCGCAACACCGACGGCGCGGCATTCGACATCGACAGTTCGGCGTTCATCCTGAAAACGGATGGCAAGGTGCGCAGCGATCAGGACTTCATCTTCTACAACAACCTGAAGTCCACCGACGGCGCCATCGTGCACTCGGGCGACAACCGCACCGGCGAAGGTTCCGGCGACGACGAGACGGTGAACGTCGACCTGACGAAAGTGCCGGCCGATGTCGACCGCGTGGCCGTCTGCGTGACGATCCACGATGCCGAGAGCCGCCGCCAGAACTTCGGCCAGGTGCAGAAGGCCTTCGTGCGCTGCGTGAACAGCGCCAACGGCCAGGAAGTGGCGCGCTACGACCTGTCCGAAGACAGCTCGACGGAAACGGCGATGGTGTTCGGCGAGCTGTATCGCAGCGGCACCGACTGGAAGTTCCGCGCCGTGGGCCAGGGCTTCCAGGGCGGCCTGGCCGCCCTGGCAACGAGCTACGGCGTGTCCGTTTGA
- a CDS encoding ABC transporter ATP-binding protein, with protein sequence MIEFDGLAKRYGAYEAVRPLTLAVRRGEVFGFLGPNGAGKTTTIRMMMGILVPSAGRVLVDGLDCHAGAAEVKRHVGYLPDNPIFYDYLRGREILQFVGEMHGLPRHAAATRAEGLLAEFGLDDVSEEFAVNYSMGMKKKLGLACALVHDPAVLILDEPINGLDPRAARDVQELLIGRAAAGKTIFVSTHLLDMAQRMCDRVGIIHRGTLVATGALDELRDDGDTSLEEVFLRLTDETDKVAPQ encoded by the coding sequence ATGATCGAATTCGATGGCCTGGCCAAGCGCTACGGCGCTTATGAAGCGGTGCGGCCCCTGACCCTCGCGGTGCGGCGCGGCGAGGTATTCGGCTTTCTCGGCCCGAACGGCGCCGGCAAGACGACCACGATCCGGATGATGATGGGCATCCTCGTGCCCAGCGCGGGCCGGGTGCTGGTCGACGGCCTCGATTGCCATGCGGGCGCCGCCGAAGTGAAGCGCCATGTCGGTTACCTGCCCGACAATCCCATCTTCTACGATTACCTGCGCGGCCGCGAGATCCTGCAATTCGTCGGCGAAATGCACGGCCTGCCGCGGCATGCCGCCGCCACCCGCGCCGAAGGGTTGCTGGCCGAATTCGGGCTCGACGACGTGTCCGAGGAATTCGCCGTGAACTATTCGATGGGCATGAAGAAGAAGCTGGGGCTGGCATGCGCGCTGGTGCACGACCCGGCCGTGCTGATCCTCGACGAGCCGATCAACGGCCTGGACCCGCGTGCCGCGCGCGACGTGCAGGAACTGCTGATAGGCCGCGCGGCCGCCGGCAAGACCATCTTCGTCTCCACCCACCTGCTGGACATGGCGCAGCGCATGTGCGACCGGGTGGGGATCATCCACCGCGGCACGCTGGTGGCGACCGGCGCGCTCGACGAGCTGCGCGACGACGGCGATACGTCGCTCGAGGAAGTGTTCCTGCGGTTGACGGACGAAACGGACAAAGTGGCGCCGCAATGA
- a CDS encoding TerD family protein produces MSVNLTKGQKISLDKEAGGALTHVTMGLGWDSVKSKGFLGFGAKSADIDLDASCLLFDEANKPVDTIWFRQLKSRDGSVVHSGDNRTGAGDGDDEQISVSLAQVPANVKSIVFTVNSFTGQSFAQVQNAYCRLLNANNGKEVARFDLSVQGSHSAQIMAKLYRHNGEWKMHAIGENGTGRTFEELLPQVAPHL; encoded by the coding sequence ATGTCAGTGAATTTGACGAAGGGCCAGAAGATCTCTCTGGACAAGGAAGCCGGCGGCGCGCTCACGCATGTGACGATGGGCCTGGGCTGGGATTCCGTGAAGAGCAAGGGCTTCCTGGGCTTCGGCGCGAAGAGCGCCGACATCGACCTCGACGCATCGTGCCTGCTGTTCGACGAGGCCAACAAGCCGGTGGACACGATCTGGTTCCGCCAGCTGAAAAGCCGCGACGGCAGCGTGGTGCACTCGGGCGACAACCGCACCGGCGCCGGCGATGGCGACGACGAGCAGATCAGCGTCAGCCTGGCGCAGGTGCCCGCCAACGTGAAGAGCATCGTGTTCACCGTGAACAGTTTCACCGGCCAGAGCTTCGCGCAAGTGCAGAACGCGTATTGCCGCCTGCTGAATGCCAACAACGGCAAGGAAGTGGCGCGTTTCGACCTGTCCGTGCAGGGCTCGCACAGCGCCCAGATCATGGCCAAGCTGTACCGCCACAACGGCGAATGGAAAATGCACGCGATCGGCGAAAACGGCACCGGCCGCACCTTCGAAGAGCTGCTGCCGCAAGTCGCACCGCACCTGTAA
- a CDS encoding type II CAAX endopeptidase family protein, translating to MNGHPPVGTVRAAWLLARLRLRRLLNLATVSLRRKPGAGRAATAGKRRGRWILPLVMALMMTLAFSHLSHQIVVNLHCELTPGDVCAGQVDAAGRERVATDDMREAPFTSGLARGLAMELWLLWLVALLVPLGSRELAQPDWDLEWLVTLPVRRKGLLWARVLERTVTNPTGWLVLWPAALMIGWHAGLDWTAPLAATVAALALLALAAAVRTLVDTGLRLSLPPSQLRNLQAAISVAAMPLIYLVIALSTGANGMTMGWARAWPAWTLWTPPGLVVQWLDARAAPAAIGFGALLALQAALLLAAALALLERQLSTGVVAASSREAARAQRPPPATRRALPGTALQRRELQLLARDRTFLVQSLVVPLVIIGSQLFFTGRMDAMTELATDGALLASIAFGLGSYVLLLSAFQTINTEGQSLWLLYTFPATLERMLLEKARLWAALAMVYPAAVFAVGIGLGPAIDVDLIARIALVALGVPVFALIAVALGVFASDPLAQEAGARVRPTYVYLYSVLAALYGYALYTTEWAHRAAVVVLLAGLALALWQKARDHLPYLLDPTSASPPRVSAADAMIAALLFFAAQVIALAVIHRGGGLPSLSELALALAISGATVWALMRFVYWRMGTNGVPVFRHGPVLPAVLAGATWAVPAIAAGVLWLLVVRHFGLGQLKPDGAIALPLLLAIACVAAPFSEEFIFRGLLFGGLRRSLPFMAAAVASAALFAVVHPPLSMLPVFVLGLCTACAYGRNGGLLAPVVTHALYNGVMIFIQA from the coding sequence ATGAACGGCCACCCGCCCGTGGGCACCGTGCGCGCCGCCTGGCTGCTGGCCCGGCTGCGGCTGCGCCGCCTGCTGAACCTGGCCACCGTGTCCCTGCGGCGCAAGCCCGGCGCCGGCCGCGCCGCCACCGCCGGCAAGCGCCGCGGCCGCTGGATCCTGCCGCTGGTGATGGCGCTGATGATGACGCTGGCGTTCTCGCACCTGTCGCACCAGATCGTCGTAAACCTGCATTGCGAGCTGACACCGGGCGATGTGTGCGCCGGCCAGGTCGATGCGGCCGGCCGCGAGCGCGTGGCCACGGACGACATGCGCGAAGCTCCCTTCACTTCCGGACTGGCGCGCGGGCTGGCGATGGAACTGTGGCTGCTCTGGCTCGTGGCATTGCTGGTGCCCCTCGGCAGCCGCGAACTGGCGCAGCCGGACTGGGACCTGGAATGGCTGGTCACGCTGCCGGTGCGCCGCAAGGGGCTGCTGTGGGCACGCGTACTGGAACGCACGGTCACCAACCCCACGGGCTGGCTGGTGCTGTGGCCGGCCGCGCTGATGATCGGCTGGCATGCCGGGCTGGACTGGACGGCGCCGCTGGCTGCCACGGTGGCGGCGCTGGCCCTGCTGGCGCTGGCCGCGGCAGTGCGCACGCTGGTCGATACGGGCCTGCGGCTGTCGCTGCCGCCGTCGCAGCTGCGCAACCTGCAGGCGGCGATCTCGGTGGCGGCGATGCCGCTGATTTACCTCGTCATCGCGCTGTCGACCGGCGCCAACGGCATGACCATGGGCTGGGCGCGCGCGTGGCCGGCGTGGACATTATGGACTCCGCCCGGCCTCGTGGTGCAGTGGCTCGATGCCCGCGCCGCGCCGGCGGCGATCGGCTTCGGCGCGCTGCTGGCGCTGCAGGCGGCGCTGTTGCTGGCGGCCGCCCTGGCGCTGCTGGAGCGCCAGTTGTCGACCGGGGTGGTGGCCGCCAGCTCGCGCGAGGCGGCACGGGCGCAGCGGCCACCGCCCGCGACCCGGCGCGCCCTGCCCGGTACCGCGCTGCAGCGGCGCGAATTGCAACTGCTGGCGCGCGATCGCACATTCCTCGTGCAGAGCCTCGTGGTGCCGCTGGTGATCATCGGCAGCCAGCTGTTCTTCACGGGCCGGATGGATGCGATGACGGAACTGGCCACGGACGGCGCGCTGCTGGCATCGATCGCGTTCGGGCTGGGCAGCTACGTGCTGCTGCTGTCGGCATTCCAGACGATCAACACGGAAGGCCAGTCGCTGTGGCTGCTGTACACCTTCCCCGCCACGCTGGAGCGGATGCTGCTGGAAAAGGCCCGCTTGTGGGCGGCGCTGGCGATGGTCTATCCCGCCGCCGTGTTCGCGGTCGGCATCGGCCTGGGGCCGGCCATCGATGTCGACCTGATTGCGCGGATCGCCCTGGTGGCGCTCGGCGTTCCGGTGTTCGCGCTGATCGCGGTGGCGCTGGGCGTCTTCGCTTCGGATCCGCTGGCGCAGGAAGCCGGGGCGCGCGTGCGGCCCACGTACGTGTACCTGTATTCGGTGCTCGCGGCGCTGTACGGCTACGCGTTGTACACCACCGAGTGGGCGCACCGCGCGGCCGTGGTGGTGCTCCTGGCCGGGCTGGCGCTGGCGCTGTGGCAAAAGGCACGCGACCACCTGCCCTATCTGCTGGACCCGACGTCGGCGTCGCCGCCGCGCGTCTCCGCGGCGGACGCCATGATTGCCGCGCTGCTGTTCTTTGCCGCGCAGGTGATCGCGCTCGCCGTCATCCACCGTGGCGGCGGCCTGCCTTCGCTGTCGGAGCTGGCGCTGGCACTGGCGATCAGCGGCGCCACCGTGTGGGCGCTGATGCGCTTCGTGTACTGGCGCATGGGCACGAACGGCGTGCCCGTGTTCCGCCACGGGCCGGTGCTGCCGGCCGTGCTGGCCGGCGCCACGTGGGCGGTGCCGGCCATCGCGGCCGGCGTGCTGTGGCTGCTGGTGGTGCGTCACTTCGGCCTCGGCCAGCTGAAGCCGGACGGCGCCATCGCGCTGCCGCTGCTGCTGGCCATCGCGTGCGTGGCCGCGCCGTTCTCCGAGGAATTCATCTTTCGCGGCCTGCTGTTCGGCGGCCTGCGCCGCTCGCTGCCCTTCATGGCGGCAGCCGTGGCCAGCGCGGCGCTGTTCGCCGTCGTGCATCCGCCGTTGTCGATGCTGCCGGTGTTCGTGCTGGGCCTGTGCACCGCGTGCGCCTACGGGCGCAATGGCGGCCTGCTGGCCCCGGTGGTCACGCACGCGCTGTACAACGGGGTGATGATCTTCATCCAGGCCTGA
- a CDS encoding antibiotic biosynthesis monooxygenase family protein — MIAVIFEVTPHPEHRQAYLDRAASLRPLLERIDGFISVERFQSLADPGKLLSLSVFRDESALEQWRDIEAHRAAQKAGRDALFADYRLRIAAVMRDYGMHERAEAPPDLRARNG, encoded by the coding sequence ATGATCGCCGTGATTTTCGAAGTGACGCCGCATCCGGAACACAGGCAGGCCTATCTCGATCGCGCCGCGTCGCTGCGGCCGCTGCTGGAGAGGATCGACGGCTTCATCTCCGTCGAGCGCTTCCAGAGCCTGGCCGATCCCGGCAAGCTGCTGTCGCTGTCGGTGTTCCGCGACGAGTCGGCGCTGGAACAGTGGCGCGATATCGAGGCGCACCGTGCCGCGCAGAAGGCGGGGCGCGATGCGCTGTTCGCGGATTATCGTTTGCGCATCGCCGCCGTGATGCGCGATTACGGCATGCACGAGCGGGCCGAAGCCCCGCCCGACCTGCGCGCCAGGAATGGATGA
- a CDS encoding cytochrome P450, which produces MHTDHWPADAVAAVTHPDPYPYYAALAEHEAPRRDERLRLWVVAHPATVREVLAHPDCGVRPVHEPVPAALAGAAARLFGALVRMNDGARHAAPKASLQGALARLPPAQVAERAGTVAARIAAHIAAGAAHAVDDAAALNAFVCGVPVQTVASLLGFADEQLPDVAAAVGRFVACLSPLATAAELAAGAVAAQALLDALRRLVQCGPRTALLAALVQAPWPDEHTMLANLAGLMTQTHEATAGLLGNCIVARLRGAAAGPAELVVDVMARDPAIHNTRRFAARDVTIAGVRVPAGQAFLLVLAGVRGRDTAGFGHGRHACPGHATARAIVAQALHVLPALRPLSRVAWRYRPSVNARMPHFIDEQEAT; this is translated from the coding sequence ATGCACACCGATCACTGGCCGGCCGACGCCGTGGCCGCCGTCACGCACCCGGACCCGTATCCGTATTACGCGGCCCTGGCGGAACACGAGGCGCCGCGCCGCGACGAACGGCTGCGCCTTTGGGTGGTGGCGCATCCTGCCACGGTGCGCGAAGTGCTGGCGCATCCGGATTGCGGCGTGCGGCCGGTGCATGAGCCGGTGCCGGCGGCACTGGCCGGGGCGGCGGCGCGACTGTTCGGTGCACTGGTGCGGATGAACGACGGCGCGCGTCACGCGGCGCCGAAGGCTTCGCTGCAAGGCGCACTGGCGCGCCTGCCGCCAGCGCAGGTGGCTGAACGTGCGGGCACGGTTGCCGCCAGGATTGCGGCCCATATTGCCGCCGGCGCGGCGCATGCCGTCGACGATGCCGCCGCACTGAACGCGTTCGTGTGCGGCGTACCGGTGCAAACGGTGGCGAGCCTGCTGGGCTTTGCGGATGAGCAGTTGCCGGATGTCGCGGCAGCGGTGGGCCGGTTTGTCGCATGCCTGTCGCCGCTGGCCACAGCCGCCGAACTCGCGGCGGGGGCGGTGGCGGCACAGGCATTGCTCGATGCCTTGCGGCGGCTCGTGCAATGCGGGCCACGGACGGCGCTGCTGGCTGCGCTGGTGCAGGCCCCATGGCCGGACGAGCACACGATGCTCGCCAACCTGGCCGGACTGATGACGCAGACGCATGAAGCCACGGCGGGGCTGCTCGGCAATTGCATTGTCGCCCGCCTGCGCGGCGCGGCTGCCGGTCCGGCGGAACTGGTGGTGGACGTGATGGCACGCGATCCGGCGATCCACAACACGCGCCGCTTCGCCGCGCGCGACGTGACGATCGCCGGCGTGCGGGTGCCGGCCGGACAGGCGTTCCTGCTCGTCCTTGCCGGTGTACGGGGGAGGGACACGGCCGGCTTCGGGCATGGCCGCCATGCGTGCCCCGGCCACGCGACGGCACGAGCGATCGTCGCGCAGGCCTTGCACGTATTGCCGGCGCTGCGGCCGCTGTCCCGCGTGGCCTGGCGCTACCGGCCATCGGTCAACGCCCGCATGCCGCACTTTATCGATGAGCAGGAGGCAACATGA